A genomic segment from Polyangium mundeleinium encodes:
- a CDS encoding energy transducer TonB, whose product MRGIDGRRLVSASFFSLAVHLALLATGGALLVRASRAEPGLALRGLRAPLRDEVVEIELPTLSEGSIAGELLELPAVAVPRGGGEAEPRPDTGERGRGGTDTASARATNLADRQDDRALVTEVPSRIDRTQVQRIDAGEERASREDRRASREPMELTFLASGRSGSRPERRTYAVHDPSSGGLRAGRATRRGGALGAAALPPDGIEVARPVGGAEEGVDAPSEGIGARDGAPGKDARASAEVPLARPWVTAGTPSVPADHEGRPTDRVDSEQEAALALQSIVHASTAGGAPGDGTGGQNGPTSPGSGGSAGRGSVADPLGTGQGPGLDASALDKRRMDYVRRVLARIHPLWKDAFPRWAIAEGRGGTVVVAFVIRADGSVASARVARPSGIPEFDENCRQAVLRGAPFEPLPRELGPTFAWSMPFVAKNPAVRPPDPARP is encoded by the coding sequence GTGCGGGGCATCGACGGACGCAGGCTCGTCTCCGCGAGTTTTTTCTCGCTCGCGGTGCACCTTGCCCTGCTCGCGACCGGCGGCGCCCTGCTCGTTCGCGCTTCCCGCGCGGAACCAGGCCTCGCGCTTCGAGGTCTGCGCGCGCCGCTTCGTGACGAGGTCGTCGAGATCGAGCTGCCGACGCTGAGCGAAGGATCGATCGCCGGCGAGCTCCTCGAGCTGCCGGCGGTCGCCGTTCCGCGCGGGGGAGGGGAGGCCGAGCCGCGTCCGGATACGGGCGAGCGGGGTCGCGGTGGCACGGACACGGCTTCTGCGCGCGCGACGAACCTCGCCGATCGGCAGGACGATCGCGCGCTCGTCACGGAGGTCCCGTCGCGGATCGATCGCACGCAGGTGCAGCGCATCGACGCGGGCGAGGAGCGCGCGTCCCGCGAGGATCGGCGCGCGAGCCGTGAGCCGATGGAGCTCACCTTCCTCGCGAGTGGTCGCTCCGGCAGTCGACCCGAGCGACGCACGTACGCCGTGCACGATCCGTCCTCGGGCGGACTCCGCGCCGGACGCGCCACGCGGCGTGGAGGAGCGCTCGGCGCTGCGGCGCTCCCGCCCGACGGCATCGAGGTGGCGCGGCCCGTCGGCGGCGCGGAGGAGGGCGTCGACGCGCCTTCCGAGGGGATCGGCGCGCGGGATGGGGCGCCTGGCAAGGACGCGCGCGCGAGCGCCGAGGTGCCACTTGCGCGGCCCTGGGTGACGGCGGGAACGCCGTCCGTGCCTGCGGATCACGAGGGACGACCCACGGACCGCGTCGACAGCGAACAAGAGGCTGCGCTCGCGCTCCAGTCGATCGTGCACGCGAGCACCGCCGGCGGCGCGCCGGGCGACGGGACCGGTGGGCAAAACGGACCCACGTCGCCGGGATCGGGCGGCAGCGCGGGCCGCGGCTCCGTCGCCGATCCGCTCGGCACGGGCCAGGGACCTGGCCTCGACGCGAGCGCGCTCGACAAGCGCCGCATGGACTACGTGCGTCGTGTCCTCGCGCGGATTCATCCCCTCTGGAAAGACGCGTTCCCGCGCTGGGCGATCGCGGAGGGGCGCGGCGGCACGGTCGTCGTGGCGTTCGTCATCCGCGCTGATGGCAGCGTCGCGAGCGCGCGTGTGGCGCGGCCGAGCGGCATCCCCGAGTTCGACGAGAATTGCCGGCAGGCGGTCCTGCGCGGCGCTCCCTTCGAGCCGCTCCCGCGCGAGCTCGGGCCTACCTTCGCCTGGTCGATGCCCTTCGTCGCGAAGAATCCCGCGGTGCGCCCCCCGGATCCTGCGCGCCCCTGA
- a CDS encoding TatD family hydrolase, whose translation MLIDTHCHLDPSYFPEGEDAVLERARAAGVEAFVVIGVGEDLGPARFAAALAARRPDVWASVGLHPHDARVLDGAMEDELERLARAPRVQAVGEVGLDYHYMHSPRETQQEVFRRMIALARRVQKPIVVHTREAAEDTIRVLEEEGAREVGGIIHCFSEDRPFAERALALGFDLSFSGIVTFKNARAIHEVAAWAPPDRILVETDSPYLAPIPLRGKRCEPAYVVHTARRVAELRGESFDTLATRTTENARRRFGLA comes from the coding sequence ATGTTGATCGACACCCACTGCCACCTCGATCCCAGCTACTTTCCCGAAGGCGAAGACGCCGTCCTCGAGCGAGCGCGCGCGGCCGGCGTCGAGGCGTTCGTCGTGATCGGCGTCGGCGAGGACCTCGGTCCGGCGCGCTTCGCCGCGGCCCTCGCCGCGCGGCGCCCCGACGTGTGGGCCTCCGTCGGCCTGCACCCGCACGACGCGCGTGTCCTCGACGGCGCGATGGAAGACGAGCTCGAGCGCCTCGCCCGGGCGCCACGTGTCCAGGCCGTGGGCGAGGTCGGGCTCGACTACCACTACATGCACTCGCCGCGCGAGACGCAGCAGGAGGTCTTCCGGCGCATGATCGCGCTCGCGCGGCGCGTCCAGAAGCCCATCGTCGTGCACACGCGCGAGGCGGCCGAGGACACGATCCGGGTGCTCGAAGAAGAAGGCGCGCGTGAGGTCGGCGGCATCATCCACTGCTTCTCCGAGGATCGGCCCTTCGCCGAGCGGGCGCTCGCGCTCGGCTTCGACCTCTCGTTCTCGGGGATCGTGACGTTCAAGAATGCGCGCGCCATCCACGAGGTCGCCGCGTGGGCGCCGCCCGATCGGATCCTCGTCGAGACGGACAGCCCGTACCTCGCGCCCATCCCGCTGCGCGGCAAGCGCTGCGAGCCCGCGTATGTGGTGCACACGGCGCGGCGCGTCGCGGAGCTCCGCGGCGAGAGCTTCGACACCCTGGCGACGCGCACGACGGAGAACGCGCGCCGCCGCTTCGGCCTCGCCTGA
- a CDS encoding PrkA family serine protein kinase codes for MKESDARASRRSELALAELSNLVISMQRRFQTGRRLLSFQEYLELFASDPARHGRDSARYVRDMFDHFGTYPVKRPWGECTRYRLFDLPWEPEPLRSPATSARRAPYHGRDAALIGHEELQGEIYRALSNFVQEGRANRLVLMHGPNGSAKSTIAGCILRALEHYSTLDEGAVYRFHWVFPSRKTTRGAIGFGGEGAAAPIGGSFAHLEDTQIDARLVSELRDHPLFLIPVPERRELLKKLYEEAGIADAPPDWLMSGKLSHKNQQIIEALLVSYEGSLADVLRHVQVERWFISRRYRTGAVTIGPELSVDAGERQITADRSLAALPTALQARTLFEAHGDLVEASGGVLEFSDLLKRPLDAFRYLQLTLETGEVSLPQQTIQTNVVMIGSANDIHLNAFREHPEFPSFRGRFELLRAPYLRSYLDEQHIYDAQIAPFVTRHVAPHATRVAAQFAVLTRMRQPEAKRYPEALAPIVSSLTAAEKMEAYATGTPPERLDGDSQKLLRANIRALYQETDATVDFEGRSGVSPREIRSLLLDAAQNRDHGCLSPFAVLTELDELCKRTSEYDWLKERALAGGYHDHKLFRDVVRARLFDTLEEEMRSASGLVDETRYGELFDRYVQHVGAWVKGEKIRNPHTGDFEGADERMMREIEGLLGVRGKHDDHRRGLIAMIAAWAIDHPGERVVNAVVFPQQIRKLREAVFTERRKAVALLCRDLVAILRDRANHAAQGVRDEPLFGGLRDEQRKNALAALDRLIAMGYCESCALDAGSALLRARFSELVT; via the coding sequence GTGAAAGAGTCCGACGCCCGGGCAAGCCGCAGGTCCGAGCTCGCGCTGGCCGAGCTTTCCAACCTGGTCATTTCGATGCAGCGCCGCTTCCAAACGGGACGGCGCTTGCTTTCTTTCCAGGAGTACCTGGAGCTCTTCGCATCGGATCCCGCGCGCCACGGGCGTGATTCAGCCCGGTACGTGCGCGACATGTTCGACCACTTCGGGACGTACCCGGTCAAGCGTCCCTGGGGCGAGTGCACGCGCTACCGCCTCTTTGATCTGCCCTGGGAGCCCGAGCCGCTCCGGTCGCCGGCGACGAGCGCGCGCCGGGCGCCGTACCACGGGCGCGACGCGGCGCTCATCGGGCACGAGGAGCTGCAGGGCGAGATTTACCGCGCGCTCTCGAACTTCGTGCAGGAGGGGAGGGCGAATCGGCTCGTCCTGATGCACGGCCCGAATGGATCGGCCAAGAGCACGATCGCCGGCTGCATCCTGCGCGCGCTCGAGCATTACTCGACGCTCGACGAGGGCGCGGTCTACCGGTTTCACTGGGTGTTCCCGAGCCGCAAGACGACACGCGGGGCGATCGGCTTCGGCGGCGAGGGGGCCGCTGCTCCGATCGGCGGCAGCTTCGCGCACCTCGAAGACACGCAGATCGACGCGCGCCTCGTGAGCGAGCTGCGGGATCATCCGCTCTTCTTGATCCCCGTGCCGGAGCGTCGCGAGCTCTTGAAGAAGCTCTACGAGGAAGCCGGGATTGCAGACGCGCCGCCCGACTGGCTCATGAGCGGCAAACTCTCGCACAAGAACCAGCAGATCATCGAGGCGCTGCTCGTCTCCTACGAGGGCTCGCTCGCCGATGTGCTGCGGCACGTTCAAGTCGAGCGTTGGTTCATCTCGCGGCGGTACCGCACGGGCGCGGTCACCATCGGCCCCGAGCTCAGCGTCGACGCGGGCGAACGGCAGATCACGGCCGATCGCTCGCTCGCCGCGCTGCCCACGGCGCTCCAGGCGCGGACCCTCTTCGAGGCGCACGGGGATCTCGTCGAGGCCTCGGGCGGCGTGCTCGAGTTCAGCGATTTGCTGAAGAGGCCGCTCGACGCGTTCCGTTACCTGCAGCTCACGCTGGAGACGGGCGAGGTGAGCCTGCCGCAGCAGACGATCCAGACGAACGTGGTCATGATCGGCAGCGCGAACGACATTCACCTGAACGCCTTCCGCGAGCACCCCGAGTTCCCGAGCTTCCGCGGTCGTTTCGAGCTGCTCCGCGCGCCCTACCTGCGGAGCTACCTCGACGAGCAACACATCTACGACGCGCAGATCGCGCCGTTCGTCACGCGGCACGTCGCGCCGCACGCGACGCGCGTGGCGGCTCAGTTCGCCGTGCTCACGCGCATGCGGCAGCCGGAGGCGAAACGGTATCCCGAGGCGCTCGCGCCGATCGTCTCGTCGCTGACGGCGGCCGAGAAGATGGAGGCGTACGCGACGGGGACACCGCCGGAGCGGCTTGACGGCGACTCGCAGAAGCTGCTCCGCGCGAACATCCGCGCGCTCTACCAGGAGACCGATGCCACCGTCGACTTCGAGGGGCGCTCGGGTGTCTCGCCGCGCGAGATCCGCTCGCTCCTCCTCGACGCCGCGCAAAACCGGGATCACGGCTGCCTGTCGCCGTTCGCCGTCCTCACCGAGCTCGACGAGCTTTGCAAGCGGACCTCGGAGTACGACTGGCTCAAGGAGCGCGCGCTCGCGGGCGGCTACCACGACCACAAACTCTTCCGCGACGTCGTGCGCGCACGGCTGTTCGACACACTCGAGGAGGAGATGCGCTCGGCGAGCGGGCTCGTCGACGAGACGCGCTACGGCGAGCTCTTCGATCGGTACGTGCAGCACGTCGGCGCGTGGGTGAAGGGCGAGAAGATTCGAAACCCGCACACGGGGGACTTCGAGGGCGCCGACGAGCGCATGATGCGCGAGATCGAGGGCTTGCTCGGCGTGCGCGGCAAGCACGACGATCACCGCCGCGGGCTCATCGCGATGATCGCGGCCTGGGCCATCGATCACCCTGGCGAGCGGGTCGTCAACGCCGTGGTCTTCCCGCAGCAGATCCGCAAGCTGCGCGAGGCCGTGTTCACGGAGCGGCGCAAGGCCGTGGCGCTGCTCTGCCGGGACCTCGTGGCCATCCTGCGCGATCGCGCGAACCACGCCGCGCAGGGCGTACGCGACGAGCCCCTCTTCGGCGGCCTGCGCGACGAGCAACGCAAGAACGCGCTCGCCGCGCTCGATCGGCTCATCGCGATGGGGTATTGCGAGAGCTGCGCCCTCGACGCGGGCAGCGCGCTCCTCCGCGCGCGGTTCTCCGAGCTCGTCACCTGA
- a CDS encoding serine/threonine-protein kinase codes for MKACTTCHRLYEDDADFCPLEGQKLAGTDEVSPKPDPSDPRVGGAVCGGRYQIWRVIAEGGMGRVYQALDREEKSSVALKILHEEVAQDPVAIERFKREFEVSAVLPHEHVVRVHAFEHDAENNYVIVMEYLEGEELRVLMRREKVLSPERVVRFVSQVALGLAAAHERKTVHRDLKPDNVFLCGGDEVKLLDFGSVRDNSVGAKKITAVGTTIGSPFYMSPEQAQGLVSLDHRADVWSLAAITYECLTGKVPYEGKSGPQILLSIMTRPHRPPSEVGRAHGVPRTLDAVMDHAFAKEPDDRIPTVGALADRIGHAYGLEGSHAAWARTTQAELGERIRVGLPGLLARLEEEQGAAGDLSAMDAAFAGAAAATGQGAFPEDTVSVPTTRPRWFFPVIVFVVLVALLIVVLGAR; via the coding sequence GTGAAAGCCTGCACCACCTGCCATCGCCTCTACGAAGATGACGCGGACTTCTGCCCGCTCGAAGGGCAGAAGCTCGCGGGGACCGACGAGGTCTCGCCGAAGCCGGATCCGAGCGATCCGCGCGTCGGCGGCGCGGTGTGCGGCGGGCGCTACCAGATCTGGCGCGTCATCGCCGAGGGCGGCATGGGCCGCGTCTACCAGGCGCTCGACCGCGAGGAGAAGAGCTCGGTCGCGCTGAAGATCCTGCACGAGGAGGTCGCGCAGGATCCGGTGGCGATCGAGCGGTTCAAGCGCGAGTTCGAGGTCAGCGCGGTCCTGCCGCACGAGCATGTCGTGCGTGTCCACGCGTTCGAGCACGACGCCGAGAACAACTACGTGATCGTGATGGAGTACCTCGAAGGCGAGGAGCTCCGCGTGCTCATGCGCCGCGAAAAGGTGCTGTCGCCCGAGCGTGTCGTGCGGTTCGTCTCGCAGGTCGCGCTTGGCCTCGCAGCCGCGCACGAGCGCAAGACCGTCCACCGCGACCTCAAGCCCGACAACGTCTTTCTCTGCGGCGGCGACGAGGTCAAACTCCTCGACTTCGGCAGCGTCCGCGACAACTCCGTGGGCGCGAAGAAGATCACCGCGGTCGGCACGACGATCGGCTCGCCCTTCTACATGTCGCCCGAGCAAGCGCAGGGGCTCGTCTCGCTCGATCATCGCGCCGACGTCTGGTCGCTCGCGGCGATCACCTACGAATGCCTCACGGGCAAGGTCCCGTACGAGGGCAAATCAGGCCCGCAGATCCTGCTCAGCATCATGACGCGGCCGCACCGCCCGCCGAGCGAGGTGGGCCGCGCGCACGGCGTCCCGCGCACGCTCGACGCGGTGATGGATCATGCGTTCGCGAAGGAGCCCGATGACCGCATCCCCACGGTCGGCGCGCTGGCGGATCGGATCGGCCATGCGTACGGGCTCGAAGGCAGCCACGCGGCGTGGGCACGGACGACACAGGCCGAGCTCGGCGAGCGCATCCGCGTGGGCCTCCCCGGGCTGCTCGCGCGGCTCGAAGAGGAGCAGGGCGCGGCTGGGGATCTGAGCGCGATGGATGCGGCCTTTGCGGGCGCTGCCGCGGCGACGGGGCAAGGTGCGTTCCCGGAGGACACCGTCTCGGTCCCGACCACACGACCACGCTGGTTTTTTCCTGTCATCGTGTTCGTCGTCCTCGTCGCCTTGCTGATTGTGGTGCTCGGCGCGCGCTGA
- a CDS encoding zinc ribbon domain-containing protein, translating to MSIRDQIAPLEELATIDDDLRRLEEQIGKQRGSLEGMRAEAKVLEERLRSDREMLSQMEKTRSELSVELRQMTQQIERSREKLARSRNERESNAAQREIEELRKLHRDREEEIERLNTATEAAKKSIDATDAKHRNIVQQIEGTVEGTTRQLDDAESQRATRVKERELAVKKLPTMLYRRYESVRTRRPHPIAATHDGTCLGCHLTIPPMMFQKMLRQAEFEQCPHCRRILYYTPAPVRAPEGDAAAEGSSTSSRA from the coding sequence GTGAGTATCCGCGACCAGATCGCACCCCTCGAAGAGCTCGCGACCATCGACGACGATCTGCGGAGGCTGGAGGAGCAGATCGGCAAGCAGCGGGGAAGCCTGGAGGGGATGCGGGCGGAGGCGAAGGTTCTCGAGGAACGCCTCCGTTCGGACCGAGAGATGCTCTCGCAGATGGAGAAGACGCGGAGCGAGCTCAGCGTCGAGCTGCGCCAGATGACGCAGCAGATCGAGCGGTCGCGCGAGAAGCTCGCGCGGTCGAGGAACGAGCGCGAGAGCAACGCGGCGCAACGCGAGATCGAGGAGCTGCGCAAGCTGCACCGCGATCGCGAGGAAGAGATCGAGCGCCTGAACACCGCGACCGAAGCGGCGAAGAAGTCGATCGACGCGACCGACGCCAAGCACCGCAACATCGTGCAGCAGATCGAAGGCACGGTGGAGGGCACGACGCGGCAGCTCGACGACGCCGAGTCGCAGCGCGCGACGCGGGTGAAGGAGCGCGAGCTCGCCGTGAAGAAGCTGCCGACGATGCTCTACCGTCGTTACGAGTCGGTCCGCACGCGGCGCCCGCATCCGATCGCAGCCACGCACGACGGCACCTGCCTCGGCTGCCATCTGACCATCCCGCCGATGATGTTTCAGAAGATGCTGCGCCAGGCCGAGTTCGAGCAGTGCCCGCACTGCCGCCGCATCCTCTACTACACGCCCGCGCCGGTGAGGGCCCCGGAGGGCGACGCCGCCGCCGAGGGCAGCTCGACTTCGTCACGCGCCTGA